In Epinephelus lanceolatus isolate andai-2023 chromosome 13, ASM4190304v1, whole genome shotgun sequence, the following are encoded in one genomic region:
- the tube1 gene encoding tubulin epsilon chain, translating into MTQSVVVQVGQCGNQVGCRFWDLALREHAHVNKKGLYDEALSSFFRNVDSRKSDGGACVVGGRIQHLKARAVLVDMEEGVVNEILQGPLREVFDSTQLLTDVSGSGNNWAVGHMMYGSAYREQIVDKLRKAAEHCDCLQCFFLIHSMGGGTGSGLGTRVLSLLEEEFPEVCRIVTSIYPSVEDDVITSPYNSVLAMRELTEHADCVLPVENQSLVDIVNKIKQMSHGGKPGSVIKRDSTIISGQGGLSGAEKPFDAMNNIVANLLLNITSSARFEGSLNMDLNEVAMNLVPFPRLHYLVPSLTPLYTLADVSIPTRRLDQMFSDAFSKDHQLIRADPKHSLYLACALMVRGNVRVSDLRRNIERLKPSLPFVSWNQEGWKTGLCSVPPVGHSHSLLALANNTCVKPTFMELRERFTKLYRKKAHLHHYLHVEGMEQSFFSEAISSLSSLIEEYHQLDATKGRLMPDAPRLCIAR; encoded by the exons AAAGGATTGTATGACGAGGCCCTCAGTAGCTTTTTCCGAAATGTGGACTCAAG GAAAAGTGATGGGGGTGCCTGCGTTGTTGGTGGGAGAATCCAACATCTGAAGGCCAGG GCGGTGCTGGTGGACATGGAGGAGGGAGTGGTCAATGAGATCCTGCAGGGGCCACTGAGAGAAGTGTTTGACAGCACTCAGCTTCTCACAGACGTgtcaggttcaggcaacaaCTG GGCAGTTGGACACATGATGTATGGCTCAGCCTACAGGGAGCAGATAGTGGATAAGCTGAGGAAGGCAGCAGAACACTGTGACTGTCTGCAGTgcttttttctcattcactccatGGGAGGAG GTACGGGCTCTGGGCTGGGGACCAGAGTGCTGAGCCTGCTGGAGGAGGAGTTTCCTGAGGTGTGTCGAATTGTCAcctccatctatccatctgtggaggatgatgtcatcacctCTCCATACAACAGTGTCCTGGCCATGAGGGAGCTCACCGAGCACGCTGACTGTGTCCTGCCTGTTGAAAAccag TCACTGGTCGACATTGTGAATAAGATTAAACAGATGTCTCATGGTGGAAAGCCAGGGTCTGTGATCAAGAGAGACAGCACCATCATCTCTGGGCAGGGCGGCCTCAGTGGGGCAGAGAAGCCCTTTGATGCCATGAATAATATTGTGGCTAACCTGTTGCTCAATATTACCAG ctcagcTCGTTTTGAGGGATCTCTCAACATGGATCTAAATGAGGTTGCCATGAACCTGGTCCCCTTCCCTCGTTTACACTACCTGGTGCCCAGCCTCACTCCTCTCTACACACTGGCAGACGTCAGTATCCCCACCAGAAG ACTGGATCAGATGTTCAGTGATGCCTTCAGTAAAGACCACCAGTTAATCCGAGCCGACCCGAAGCACAGCCTCTACCTGGCCTGCGCCCTCATGGTCAGGGGCAACGTGCGGGTGTCTGACCTCCGCAGGAACATCGAGAG ACTGAAGCCTTCGCTGCCCTTTGTCTCATGGAACCAGGAAGGCTGGAAGACTGGCCTGTGTTCAGTGCCTCCTGTGGGTCACTCCCACTCCCTGTTAGCCCTGGCCAACAACACGTGCGTGAAGCCCACGTTCATGGAGCTGAGAGAGCGCTTTACCAAGCTCTACAGGAAGAAG GCTCACTTACACCACTACCTGCATGTAGAAGGGATGGAGCAGAGCTTCTTCTCAGAGGCCATCAGCTCCCTCAGCTCACTGATTGAAGAGTACCACCAACTAGACGCCACCAAGGGGAGACTCATGCCTGACGCACCCAGACTCTGCATCGCCAGATGA